The bacterium genome window below encodes:
- a CDS encoding ABC transporter ATP-binding protein, whose amino-acid sequence MTDILLKIEDLKSYAEENRGFLRIVDGISFEVKKDEVVALFGECGSGKTTVAYSIMGAVRYMPGIIAGKIEFKGNGDLLEKLRIMCQIKRDDNGRLEIKKDVRKWNKIYEKKMREVRGKGLFLVMQGAKSSLNPFWKVKDQGAYITKNRNIDSIFKELELGDKMARFPHQLSGGECQRALLAMGLASGAELLIVDEPTVGIDDHLKDEIINLLKDYKEGKGSFKKTTSKHSLLLITHDFKVIEELADRIVVICSGRVVESGNKDEIANNPKHPYTKMLIESFKTKDEKGKPLPLLSVSEGDIPHLDREYKGCRFYSRCEVKQDKCSSEEPEMVEYGTHAIRCWQVRKTND is encoded by the coding sequence ATGACGGATATATTACTTAAAATAGAAGACCTTAAGAGTTATGCTGAGGAAAATCGAGGGTTTTTAAGGATTGTAGATGGTATCTCATTCGAGGTTAAAAAGGATGAAGTCGTAGCCTTGTTTGGTGAATGCGGTTCTGGAAAGACTACGGTAGCATATTCTATTATGGGGGCAGTCAGATATATGCCAGGGATTATAGCTGGTAAAATCGAGTTTAAAGGGAATGGAGATTTACTTGAAAAATTGAGGATAATGTGCCAGATAAAAAGAGACGACAATGGAAGGTTAGAAATAAAAAAGGATGTCAGAAAATGGAATAAGATATATGAGAAAAAAATGAGAGAAGTAAGAGGTAAAGGGCTATTTTTAGTTATGCAAGGGGCTAAATCCAGCCTTAACCCATTCTGGAAAGTAAAAGACCAGGGGGCATATATAACTAAGAATAGAAATATAGATTCTATATTCAAAGAACTGGAGTTAGGAGATAAGATGGCTCGCTTTCCCCATCAATTAAGTGGTGGAGAATGTCAACGAGCACTTTTGGCTATGGGACTTGCTTCAGGGGCTGAATTACTCATTGTTGATGAACCAACCGTAGGCATTGACGACCACCTAAAGGATGAGATTATAAACTTGCTGAAGGACTATAAAGAAGGTAAAGGGAGCTTTAAGAAAACTACTTCCAAACATTCACTTTTGCTTATCACTCATGATTTCAAGGTAATAGAAGAACTGGCAGATAGAATAGTGGTTATATGTAGTGGGAGAGTGGTAGAAAGTGGAAATAAAGACGAAATTGCAAATAATCCAAAACACCCTTATACTAAAATGCTCATCGAGAGCTTCAAAACTAAGGATGAAAAAGGTAAACCACTACCTCTCTTATCTGTAAGTGAAGGTGATATTCCTCATCTTGACAGAGAATATAAAGGGTGCAGATTTTACAGTCGATGTGAAGTTAAGCAAGATAAATGCTCTTCAGAAGAACCAGAGATGGTAGAGTATGGAACTCATGCTATAAGATGCTGGCAAGTGAGAAAGACCAATGATTAG
- a CDS encoding dipeptide/oligopeptide/nickel ABC transporter ATP-binding protein: MIRLKNITKRFKDNCGGNICPIDNVSFSIDRGKFFGLMGKSGAGKTTIGKIILGLYTPDKGEVWIDGEDITKFSDNQRHKYRKEIGLAMVFQHPDTSLNPGMTVRKSIEEIIRCNLKRGVSFKEIEGYFDEVNLSREKLDLYPDKLSGGEKRRVALIQTLAIKPKILIADELFSGVDSMVRNAMANLLKRMQQEEGLTLILISHDRDMVEYLCEDNYLELEGSCR; this comes from the coding sequence ATGATTAGACTTAAGAATATTACCAAGAGATTTAAAGATAATTGTGGAGGCAATATTTGCCCAATAGATAATGTTTCCTTTTCTATTGATAGGGGAAAGTTTTTCGGGCTTATGGGGAAAAGTGGGGCAGGAAAAACAACCATTGGAAAGATTATCCTTGGGTTATATACTCCTGATAAAGGAGAGGTATGGATTGACGGTGAAGATATAACTAAATTTTCAGATAACCAGAGACATAAATATCGTAAAGAAATAGGTCTTGCTATGGTTTTTCAGCATCCAGATACATCACTTAATCCCGGAATGACTGTGAGAAAGAGTATAGAGGAAATAATAAGATGTAACTTGAAGAGAGGAGTTAGCTTTAAAGAGATAGAAGGTTATTTTGATGAGGTAAATCTATCCAGAGAAAAACTTGATTTGTATCCTGATAAGCTAAGTGGTGGTGAGAAACGACGGGTAGCCTTGATTCAAACATTGGCAATCAAACCCAAAATACTTATCGCTGATGAGCTATTTTCTGGCGTAGATAGTATGGTCCGAAATGCTATGGCAAATCTATTGAAAAGAATGCAACAAGAAGAAGGACTTACCTTAATACTTATCTCACATGATAGGGACATGGTAGAGTATTTGTGTGAGGATAATTATTTAGAATTGGAAGGTAGCTGTAGATGA